From a single Poecilia reticulata strain Guanapo linkage group LG2, Guppy_female_1.0+MT, whole genome shotgun sequence genomic region:
- the mettl8 gene encoding tRNA N(3)-cytidine methyltransferase METTL8, mitochondrial isoform X2, giving the protein MHKQWSCSVVKQASAFIRFYMRLKSTKARPTAPLGSRILTNPDDIFKHNMWDHVQWTKEDQEAARQKAEENSSIRLPLTEQGKFSTDACQYWDQFYEAHQDKFFKDRRWLFLEFPELLPSSAEEKRTNACRSHQEAAAEPNKTIRQISPFPGQHASFRILEVGCGVGNSVFPIVNTIKNTDSFLYCCDFSPRAIQLVKDHPDYDDSVCRAFVHDICEEVGSFPFPPQSLDVILAVFVLSSIHPQRVQRVVNQLSTYLKHGGVFLFRDYGRYDLSQLRFKKGRCLSDNFYTRGDGTCVYFFTKEEVHDLFSKAGLEEIQNLEDKRLQVNRGKKVSMRRVWMQSKYRKPPVPLPS; this is encoded by the exons ATGCATAAACAATGGAGCTGCTCTGTGGTCAAACAAGCTTCTGCTTTCATCCGGTTTTACATGAGATTAAAGAGCACTAAGGCAAGACCTACGGCTCCTTTGGGTTCACGAATTCTGACAAACCCCGATGACATCTTTAAACACAACATGTG GGACCATGTGCAGTGGACAAAGGAGGACCAAGAAGCTGCTCGGCAGAAGGCAGAAGAAAATTCAAGTATACGACTTCCATTAACAGAGCAAG GTAAATTTAGCACAGACGCTTGCCAGTACTGGGACCAGTTTTACGAGGCGCACCAGGATAAATTCTTCAAAGATCGCAGGTGGCTGTTTTTAGAGTTCCCAGAATTACTTCCTTCATCTGCAGAAGAAAAGAGGACAAACGCATGCCGCAGTCATCAG gaagcagcagcagaaccaaatAAAACCATCAGACAAATCTCTCCTTTTCCTGGACAGCATGCGTCTTTCAGGATTTTggag GTTGGATGTGGAGTTGGTAACAGTGTATTTCCCATTGTTAATACCATAAA GAACACAGACTCCTTTTTATACTGCTGTGACTTCTCCCCTCGTGCCATTCAGCTGGTTAAG GACCATCCGGACTACGATGATTCTGTGTGTCGTGCCTTTGTCCACGACATTTGTGAGGAGGTGGGCTCTTTTCCTTTCCCTCCTCAGAGCCTGGATGTCATCCTAGCAGTCTTTGTGCTCTCCTCCATCCATCCTCAGCG AGTGCAGAGAGTTGTGAACCAACTTTCAACATATTTGAAGCATGGAGGAGTTTTCCTCTTCCGTGATTATGGGAGATATGACCTTTCACAGCTAAGGTTTAAGAAGG gTCGATGCTTATCAGACAATTTCTACACACGTGGAGATGGAACCTGCGTTTACTTTTTTACTAAAG AAGAGGTCcatgatttattttccaaagctGGACTTGAAGAAATTCAGAATCTTGAAGACAAACGACTACAAGTGAACCGTGGAAAGAAAGTCTCAATGCGTCGGGTGTGGATGCAGAGCAAGTACAGGAAACCACCTGTACCATTGCCGTCCTAG
- the mettl8 gene encoding tRNA N(3)-cytidine methyltransferase METTL8, mitochondrial isoform X1 translates to MHKQWSCSVVKQASAFIRFYMRLKSTKARPTAPLGSRILTNPDDIFKHNMWDHVQWTKEDQEAARQKAEENSSIRLPLTEQGKFSTDACQYWDQFYEAHQDKFFKDRRWLFLEFPELLPSSAEEKRTNACRSHQVAAEPASSSSRTNGETGHCQHNDPIQRRQKQIPFYLQEAAAEPNKTIRQISPFPGQHASFRILEVGCGVGNSVFPIVNTIKNTDSFLYCCDFSPRAIQLVKDHPDYDDSVCRAFVHDICEEVGSFPFPPQSLDVILAVFVLSSIHPQRVQRVVNQLSTYLKHGGVFLFRDYGRYDLSQLRFKKGRCLSDNFYTRGDGTCVYFFTKEEVHDLFSKAGLEEIQNLEDKRLQVNRGKKVSMRRVWMQSKYRKPPVPLPS, encoded by the exons ATGCATAAACAATGGAGCTGCTCTGTGGTCAAACAAGCTTCTGCTTTCATCCGGTTTTACATGAGATTAAAGAGCACTAAGGCAAGACCTACGGCTCCTTTGGGTTCACGAATTCTGACAAACCCCGATGACATCTTTAAACACAACATGTG GGACCATGTGCAGTGGACAAAGGAGGACCAAGAAGCTGCTCGGCAGAAGGCAGAAGAAAATTCAAGTATACGACTTCCATTAACAGAGCAAG GTAAATTTAGCACAGACGCTTGCCAGTACTGGGACCAGTTTTACGAGGCGCACCAGGATAAATTCTTCAAAGATCGCAGGTGGCTGTTTTTAGAGTTCCCAGAATTACTTCCTTCATCTGCAGAAGAAAAGAGGACAAACGCATGCCGCAGTCATCAGGTAGCAGCAGAGCCAGCTAGCAGTAGCTCCCGCACTAATGGGGAAACGGGACACTGTCAGCACAATGATCCCATTCAGCGCCGCCAAAAACAGATACCTTTTTATttgcaggaagcagcagcagaaccaaatAAAACCATCAGACAAATCTCTCCTTTTCCTGGACAGCATGCGTCTTTCAGGATTTTggag GTTGGATGTGGAGTTGGTAACAGTGTATTTCCCATTGTTAATACCATAAA GAACACAGACTCCTTTTTATACTGCTGTGACTTCTCCCCTCGTGCCATTCAGCTGGTTAAG GACCATCCGGACTACGATGATTCTGTGTGTCGTGCCTTTGTCCACGACATTTGTGAGGAGGTGGGCTCTTTTCCTTTCCCTCCTCAGAGCCTGGATGTCATCCTAGCAGTCTTTGTGCTCTCCTCCATCCATCCTCAGCG AGTGCAGAGAGTTGTGAACCAACTTTCAACATATTTGAAGCATGGAGGAGTTTTCCTCTTCCGTGATTATGGGAGATATGACCTTTCACAGCTAAGGTTTAAGAAGG gTCGATGCTTATCAGACAATTTCTACACACGTGGAGATGGAACCTGCGTTTACTTTTTTACTAAAG AAGAGGTCcatgatttattttccaaagctGGACTTGAAGAAATTCAGAATCTTGAAGACAAACGACTACAAGTGAACCGTGGAAAGAAAGTCTCAATGCGTCGGGTGTGGATGCAGAGCAAGTACAGGAAACCACCTGTACCATTGCCGTCCTAG
- the dcaf17 gene encoding DDB1- and CUL4-associated factor 17 produces MAPPRRKMTFNTADLLNQRSRGIWDTGTLHRFCLNILRSITLHENRSFIKVWSKTSKTAIMYESGRVYCDNYQNCYSCVHDQPQNLYKFPKKSKQQKIEDALLCQSPLDKTLSSPSEHKPCLLALTADNWLCRISAETGKELQRIYLSPKYKYRYLAWNVSQETFYIKSVQNKETPLSRQAGISQNGIYLHMAIFRVFPLQIVGILEINKKGFGRGVTDVILSQGVLAVSYSNKSVKLYSLEHIVKSCLTEELTLGQQSPLLGHRTVGDVPFGIPVNIQITEPPPLLFEAFSHNGIQIGAFPWHCIYTPPHKKHRGTHYICSLKDSTLAKNGIQNMNCCSLESDVIFFHPAGSGRVIHIGPNTINVLKIIGELNSPLPSEVLEDYSLTTHRSNPPPRVTVTSSGRAVRSRFQQLDDDPTQETFRLLEYEDELDLLAIAVTNGEGEEGRAHVQLHDNQSGRLQRKIELDEPWDETYPHELFFDRDTIVHIEQKGSQFCCHVYKLRTITKCQN; encoded by the exons ATGGCGCCACCCCGCAGAAAGATGACTTTTAACACCGCTGATCTGCTGAACCAAAGGAGCAGAGGGATCTGGGATACTGGGACTTTACACAGATTCTGCTTGAACATCCTCAGAAGCATCACTCTTCAT GAAAACAGGAGCTTCATTAAGGTTTGGAGCAAGACTTCAAAAACTGCAATAATGTATGAGAGTGGTAGAGTCTACTGTGATAATTACCAGAACTGCTACAGTTG TGTCCACGATCAGCCCCAGAATTTATACAAATTCCCAAAGAAgtccaaacagcagaagattGAAGATGCTCTGCTTTGTCAGAGCCCTCTT gacAAAACTTTATCCTCTCCCTCTGAACATAAACCCTGCCTCTTAGCTCTGACAGCAGATAACTGGCTCTGCCGCATTTCAGCTGAAACGGGAAAAGAACTGCAGAGAATTTATCTCTCTCCTAAATACAAGTACAG ATATCTTGCCTGGAATGTTTcacaagaaacattttacattaaatctgtTCAGAACAAAGAAACACCCTTGTCGAGACAG GCAGGTATATCGCAGAATGGGATATACCTGCACATGGCCATTTTTCGTGTTTTCCCCTTGCAAATTGTGGGGATTTTggagataaataaaaag ggaTTTGGAAGGGGTGTTACAGATGTGATTCTGTCCCAGGGTGTCCTTGCTGTGTCTTACAGTAACAAGTCAGTGAAGCTGTACAGCCTTGAACACATTGTCAAAAGT TGTCTAACAGAAGAGTTGACATTGGGACAGCAGAGTCCCCTGCTGGGACACAGAACCGTCGGGGACGTTCCATTTGGTATCCCGGTTAACATCCAGATCACTG aaccGCCACCACTTCTTTTTGAGGCATTCTCTCACAATGGTATCCAGATCGGCGCCTTCCCTTGGCACTGCATTTACACTCCACCACACAAGAAACACAGAGGGACTCACTACATCTGTTCACTCAAGGACAGCACTTTG GCAAAAAATGGAATCCAGAACATGAACTGCTGTTCTCTTGAGAGTGACGTCATCTTCTTTCATCCGGCCGGTTCAGGGAGAGTCATCCACATTGGACCTAACACTATAAA TGTGCTGAAAATTATTGGTGAACTAAACAGTCCTTTGCCATCAGAGGTGCTAGAGGATTACTCTCTGACAACACATCGAAGCAAC CCGCCCCCCCGTGTCACCGTCACGTCTTCAGGCCGGGCGGTGAGATCGAGATTTCAACAACTGGACGATGATCCAACGCAGGAG ACCTTTCGGTTGCTGGAATACGAGGATGAACTCGACCTTCTGGCCATAGCGGTAACTAATGGGGAGGGCGAGGAGGGCAGAGCTCATGTCCAACTGCATGACAACCAATCAGGGCGGTTACAGCGAAAGATTGAGCTGGATGAGCCTTGGGATGAG ACTTATCCACATGAGCTGTTCTTTGACAGAGACACCATTGTTCACATTGAGCAAAAGGGCAGCCAGTTCTGCTGCCATGTTTATAAACTCAGGACCATCACTAAATGTCAAAATTGA
- the cybrd1 gene encoding plasma membrane ascorbate-dependent reductase CYBRD1, with the protein MAMENLKQFLFALSAAGAVGFVAIIFVLRWVLHFKEGLDWNGGLAEFNWHPVLVVTGFIFLQGTAIIVYRLPWTWQCSKLMMKFIHAGLNLTAFIFAVIAMVAVFDFHNSAKIPNMYSLHSWLGLMAVILYGLQLVLGVGLYLIPVTPVAWRAACMPIHVYSGLFLFTSIIAVALMGITEKLIFGLANPKYKDSPPEAIFVNVLGLLLVVFGALILWIATRASWKRPSDQIAHSLHTNRGGEDNSKAGPAMSELEDGASCETDGDVRKRNSK; encoded by the exons ATGGCGATGGAGAATTTGAAGCAGTTCCTGTTCGCTCTCTCCGCTGCCGGAGCTGTCGGGTTTGTCGCCATAATATTCGTGCTGAGGTGGGTTCTCCACTTTAAGGAAGGCTTAGACTGGAACGGAGGACTGGCTGAATTCAACTGGCATCCGGTGCTGGTCGTCACAGGCTTCATTTTCCTGCAGGGCACAG CCATAATTGTCTACAGGCTTCCCTGGACCTGGCAGTGCAGCAAACTCATGATGAAGTTCATCCATGCAGGCTTGAACTTGACAGCCTTCATTTTCGCTGTTATTGCCATGGTGGCTGTTTTTGACTTTCACAACTCTGCCAAGATCCCCAACATGTACAGTTTGCACAGCTGGCTGGGCCTGATGGCCGTTATACTGTACGGTCTGCAG CTTGTTCTCGGAGTCGGCCTATACCTGATACCAGTTACACCTGTGGCCTGGAGAGCAGCTTGTATGCCCATCCATGTCTACAGtggtctttttcttttcaccagtATCATAGCAGTTGCTCTCATGGgaataacagaaaaacttaTCTTTGGCCT GGCCAACCCAAAGTATAAAGACTCTCCCCCAGAGGCAATCTTTGTTAATGTCTTGGGACTCCTCCTGGTGGTTTTCGGGGCCCTTATTCTCTGGATTGCCACTCGAGCGTCTTGGAAACGCCCCAGTGACCAGATTGCACATTCTCTGCATACCAACAGGGGAGGTGAGGACAACAGCAAAGCTGGTCCGGCAATGTCTGAACTGGAAGATGGAGCCAGTTGTGAGACCGATGGAGATGTCAGGAAGAGGAATAGTAAATAA